CGGGCATGGAGATGAAGATTGTCAACGACGAGGGAGAGGAAGTGCCGTGGGACGGCGAGACCGTCGGCGAGCTGTACGTCCGCGGGCCGACGATCGTCAGCGAGTACTACAACCGGCCGGAGGCCGACGAGGGGAGCTTCGAGGACGGCTGGCTGAAAACTGGCGACATCGCGACGGTCGACGAGGACGGCTACCTCGAACTCGTCGACCGAGCGAAGGACGTCATCAAGAGCGGCGGCGAGTGGATATCGAGCATCGAACTGGAGAACAAACTGATGGAACACGACGACGTGCTCGAAGCCGCCGTCATCGGCGTGCCGCACGAGCGCTGGCGTGAGCGACCGGTCGCCTGCGTCCAGCGGAAGTCGGGGACGACGCTCTCGGCCGACGACGTGCTCGCGTTCCTCGAAGAGAGCTATCCGCGGTGGTGGCTCCCCGACAACGTGGTGTTCGTAGAGGAGGTCCCAAAGACGGCGACCGGAAAGTTCGACAAGAAACGGCTCCGCGACGAGTACGGCGACGCCGAACTCCCACGCGCGCCCGGCGACGAACGAGATGCCGACGACGGCGACGTGAGTCCGACTGACGACGGCGACGCGAGTGCGACCGACGGCCGGTGACGATGGAGACGACTGACACGACTGACACGACTCGGCCGCCGCGAGAGCGCCACACTCTAGGAGGAGTTCTCCCGTGTACTCGTGGGTGAAGCGCTCGAACGTCTACTACGGCTGGTTCGTCGCCGTCGCGTGCTTCCTCGGCGCGACGGTCGTCTTCGGCGTCTCGTACTCGTTCGGCGTCTTCTTCGACCGGATGCTCGTTGAGTTCGGTCGGTCGCGGGGGGAGACGTCGCTCATCTTCGGCGTCCAGACGTTCGTGATGTACGTCGGCGCGGCCGTCGTCGGCGGCTTCGTCGACCGATACGGGACGCGCCCGCTGCTGCTGACCTCGATGGGCTTTCTGACCGTCGGGTTAGGCGGCCTCGCCCTGAGCACCTCGTTCCTGCAGGTGCTCCTGTTCTACGGCGTCGTCACGTCGCTCGGGCTGAGCATCGTGTACGTCGTCTCGTTCGCGACGGTGCCGCGCTGGTTCGACCGCCGGCGCGGCTTCGCGGGCGGCCTCGCCAGTTCGGGGACGGGCGTCGGGATGTTAGTCGCCACGCCCGCTGCATCGGCGCTCATCGTCGCCGTCGGGTGGCGGTGGACGTACGGGCTGTTTCTGGTCGGTGCGCTCGCGATGCTGGCGGTTGCCGTCGCGTTCGTCGCCGACAGTCCGCGTCGTCTCGACGTGGACGCCGCCGTGGAGTTCGACGGCGGTGCGCCCGCCGAGCGCGAAGCGATGCCGTGGCGGGCCCAGTTACGCGAGACGATCGCCGTCGCGCGCACGCCGTCGTTTCTGCTCGTCCTCGTCGGATGGGTTTGCATCTACGCGACGCTGTACGTCGTCTTCGCGCACCTCGTCGTCTACACGACCGACGCCGGCCTCGGCCGCGGTGTCGGCGTCTGGGCACTCACCCTCGTCGGCGCAGCGACGAGCGTCGCCCGCCTCGGTATCGGCCACGTCGCCGACAGACTCGGTCGGACGCGGGTGTTCGTCGCCTGCTCGGCGACGATGGGTATCTCGACGCTCGTGCTGGCGGCGACGGAGTCCGCGACGGCGGTGTTCGTCTTCGCGCTGGTCTACGGGACCGCCTACGGCGGCAACGGCGCGCTGCTCTCGCCGCTCACGGCGGACCTGTTCGGTGCGGAAAACATCAACGTCGTCTTCGGTCTCGTCTCCGTCTCCTTCGCCATCTCGGGGCTCTTGGCCCCGCCGTCGGCGGGTCTCGTTTACGACGCGTTCGCGAGCTACGCACCCGCGTTCGCCGTCTCGGGCGCCCTCGGCATCCTCGGCGCGGGGATGGTCGCGGCGGCCGACCGGTTGACGACGACTACAGGGTGAGTCTGCCGACCTACTCGATGTGAATCGCCGGGCGGAACGGCACCGCCGCGGAGGCTCTGTCGCCGGGGTCGTAGGCGTCCTCGCCCTCGACGTACAGTTCCACGTCGGCGTCGAACTCGTGGGCGAGGAACGCCGTCGCCTCCTCGTAGGCGGCGTGTTCGTCCATCTCGGCCATCGCGTCGACCGCCGCGTTGTCTCGTCCGCGGACCACGTCTACGAGGTCCTGCACCAGTTGGTTGACCTCGTTGCCCTTCTCGCGCAGGTCAGGGTTCTGCATGACCTGACCCATCACCGCGCCCACGTCGTCGCCGGCGTCGGCGACCACGTCGAACACCTCGCGCTTCCAGTCGGCGGCGACGTACACCCGAACCACGTCGGGGTCCGTCTCGGTGACGCCGACGATGTCGCGCACGTCGTCGGTCAGGCGCTCTATCTGGCGCTCCTGTAGTTCGACGTCCGGTCGAATCAGGTCCTCGTCCACCTCGGGCCACGGCGCGTCCTCGGCGGGGGTACCGGTCAACTGCTCGTGCAGTTCGTTCGTCAGGAACGGGACGAACGGGGCCAAGAGGCGCAGCCGCGTCTCCAGTACTTGTCTGAGGGTCCAGCGCGCGCCCGGACGGTCGGTGTCGGTCCGGCGGCGGTACCAGCGCAGGTTCTCCTCGAAGCCGTAGAAGGCGGCCTGACTCGCGCTGCGCGTCTCGGAGCTCTCCATCGACTCGGTGACGCTCTCGACGGTAGCCTGCAATTTCGACAGCAGCCAACGGTCGACGTGTTCGAGGTGCTTCTCGCCTTCGGGGCCGTCCACGAGTTCCTGCGCGCGGTTCCAGAAGCGGTCCAACTGGTTGCGGACGCTCTCGACCTGATCGTCGCGCCAGTCGTAGTCCTGCCACGGCTCCGCGGAGTTCAGCAGGAAGAAGCGGACGGTGTCCGCGCCGTACTCCTCGATGGCGGTGCCGGGGAGGACGACGTGGCCCTTCGA
This genomic stretch from Haloprofundus salilacus harbors:
- a CDS encoding MFS transporter, which translates into the protein MYSWVKRSNVYYGWFVAVACFLGATVVFGVSYSFGVFFDRMLVEFGRSRGETSLIFGVQTFVMYVGAAVVGGFVDRYGTRPLLLTSMGFLTVGLGGLALSTSFLQVLLFYGVVTSLGLSIVYVVSFATVPRWFDRRRGFAGGLASSGTGVGMLVATPAASALIVAVGWRWTYGLFLVGALAMLAVAVAFVADSPRRLDVDAAVEFDGGAPAEREAMPWRAQLRETIAVARTPSFLLVLVGWVCIYATLYVVFAHLVVYTTDAGLGRGVGVWALTLVGAATSVARLGIGHVADRLGRTRVFVACSATMGISTLVLAATESATAVFVFALVYGTAYGGNGALLSPLTADLFGAENINVVFGLVSVSFAISGLLAPPSAGLVYDAFASYAPAFAVSGALGILGAGMVAAADRLTTTTG